Proteins encoded together in one Nostoc sp. PCC 7524 window:
- a CDS encoding phycobilisome linker polypeptide, with protein sequence MFGQTTLGTGSVSSSASRVFRYEVVGLRQSSETDKNKYNIRRSGSVFITVPYSRMNEEYQRITRLGGKIVKIEPLTAAGE encoded by the coding sequence ATGTTCGGTCAAACTACTCTTGGGACTGGTAGCGTTTCTTCATCTGCTAGTCGAGTATTTCGTTACGAAGTCGTAGGCTTACGCCAAAGTTCAGAAACCGACAAGAACAAATACAACATTCGTCGTAGTGGTAGCGTGTTCATCACCGTACCCTACAGCCGGATGAACGAAGAATACCAACGGATTACCCGCTTGGGCGGAAAAATCGTCAAGATTGAGCCATTGACAGCCGCAGGAGAATAG
- a CDS encoding phycobilisome linker polypeptide gives MAITTAASRLGTEPFSDAPKVELRPNASREEVELVIRAVYRHVLGNDYIMASERLVSAESLLRDGNLTVREFVRSVAKSELYKQKFFYNSFQTRLIELNYKHLLGRAPYDESEVVYHLDLYQTKGYDAEIDSYIDSWEYQNNFGDNIVPYYRGFETQTGQKIAGFNRLFRLYRGYANSDRAQVEGSKSRLARELASNKASTIVGPSGTNDNWGFRASADVAPKKNLGNAVGEGDRVYRIEVTGIRNPGYPSVRRSSTVFIVPYERLSDKIQQIHKQGGKIVSVTSA, from the coding sequence ATGGCAATTACAACAGCAGCATCTAGGCTGGGAACAGAGCCTTTTAGCGACGCACCTAAAGTAGAACTGCGCCCCAACGCTAGCAGAGAAGAAGTAGAACTTGTAATTCGTGCTGTGTATCGGCACGTTTTGGGAAATGACTACATCATGGCATCTGAACGCCTAGTTAGTGCAGAGTCTCTATTGAGAGATGGCAATCTGACAGTGCGGGAATTTGTCCGGAGCGTTGCCAAATCAGAACTCTACAAACAGAAATTCTTCTACAACAGCTTCCAAACTCGGCTCATTGAACTCAACTATAAGCATTTGTTGGGTCGCGCTCCCTACGATGAGTCAGAAGTTGTTTACCACCTAGATCTGTATCAAACCAAAGGTTACGACGCAGAGATTGACTCCTATATTGATTCTTGGGAGTATCAAAATAACTTTGGCGACAACATCGTGCCTTACTATCGTGGGTTTGAAACTCAAACTGGGCAGAAAATCGCCGGTTTCAATCGGTTATTCCGGTTATATCGTGGTTATGCCAACAGCGATCGCGCTCAAGTAGAAGGCAGTAAGTCTCGGTTAGCACGGGAATTGGCAAGCAACAAAGCTTCGACAATTGTTGGGCCATCTGGAACTAATGATAATTGGGGTTTCCGGGCTTCAGCAGATGTTGCTCCTAAGAAGAACTTAGGTAATGCAGTGGGCGAAGGCGATCGCGTTTACCGCATTGAAGTTACCGGAATTCGTAACCCTGGCTACCCAAGTGTACGCCGGAGTAGCACGGTCTTCATAGTACCTTACGAGCGGCTCTCTGACAAGATCCAGCAGATTCACAAGCAAGGTGGCAAAATCGTTAGCGTCACCTCAGCGTAA